A single Prevotella sp. E15-22 DNA region contains:
- a CDS encoding NADH-quinone oxidoreductase subunit A, producing MNFTMLITVLVTAITLVAAAYVTAKLLGPRSYNKVKGEPFECGIPTRGSSWIPINVGYYLFAILFLMFDVETVFLYPWAVVVKDFGPMALLSIGFFLVVLVFGLAYAWRKGALEWK from the coding sequence ATGAATTTCACAATGTTAATTACCGTCCTAGTGACGGCTATTACACTGGTGGCAGCAGCTTACGTTACGGCGAAACTATTAGGTCCACGTTCCTATAATAAGGTCAAGGGTGAACCGTTTGAATGCGGTATTCCTACACGTGGTTCCAGTTGGATTCCCATTAACGTGGGCTATTATTTATTTGCCATCCTCTTTCTCATGTTCGATGTAGAAACTGTGTTTCTGTATCCGTGGGCTGTAGTTGTGAAGGACTTCGGACCGATGGCTCTGCTGTCAATCGGGTTCTTCCTGGTAGTATTAGTATTTGGCCTGGCTTATGCTTGGCGGAAAGGAGCACTGGAATGGAAGTAA
- a CDS encoding rhamnogalacturonan acetylesterase translates to MKTITKNLLFSLLATLPMQMVAQCYDFDLTKSQPVYNDSIGFGYDILPAPRTKNTTDPFYFSVKVPDGNYRVEVVVGGKKNSDNTVRAEGRRLMAENIKTVKQKDTKKVVFVVNKRSTYISETKQVKIKAREKDYMAWDDKLTLEFNGSNPAVKSIHIERVDVPTIYLCGNSTVVDQNFEPWASWGQMITRWFGPEVAISNHAESGLTARTFIASNRLDKILSTLKKGDYVFVEFGHNDEKEKRPGDGAWYHYQYQLKIFIDEVRAKGADIVFCTPTQRRFFDKDNKTIMNTHGDFPAAMKMVAEKEHVPLIDLNQKTKVFFETLGFEDSKRALVHYPKSMYGKELADNTHFNPFGAYEVAKCVVMGIKELNLPIAKYLRDDWQDFNPAQPDNWRTFKWAPSRMVEDAKPDGN, encoded by the coding sequence TTGAAAACAATAACAAAAAACTTACTATTTTCGCTACTTGCCACACTTCCCATGCAGATGGTAGCGCAATGTTATGACTTCGACCTGACGAAGTCGCAACCGGTTTATAACGACAGCATCGGATTCGGATACGACATCCTACCCGCCCCTCGCACAAAGAACACCACCGATCCGTTCTACTTCTCGGTAAAGGTGCCCGACGGTAACTATCGCGTTGAGGTGGTCGTTGGAGGCAAGAAGAATTCTGACAACACCGTCAGAGCGGAAGGGCGCAGATTGATGGCCGAGAACATCAAAACAGTCAAACAGAAGGACACTAAGAAAGTGGTGTTTGTGGTCAACAAGCGCTCTACATATATCTCTGAAACAAAACAGGTTAAGATTAAGGCGCGCGAGAAAGACTACATGGCGTGGGATGACAAGCTCACTCTGGAGTTTAATGGCTCGAACCCCGCCGTCAAAAGTATTCACATCGAGAGGGTTGACGTACCTACGATTTACCTCTGCGGCAACTCGACCGTGGTCGACCAGAACTTCGAGCCATGGGCCTCGTGGGGACAGATGATTACACGCTGGTTCGGCCCCGAGGTAGCCATCTCGAATCATGCCGAAAGCGGTCTCACGGCCCGCACATTCATCGCCTCGAACAGACTGGACAAGATTCTGTCGACCCTCAAAAAGGGTGATTATGTGTTTGTGGAATTCGGTCATAACGACGAAAAAGAAAAGCGCCCCGGCGACGGTGCCTGGTATCACTATCAATACCAACTGAAGATCTTTATTGACGAGGTGCGCGCAAAGGGCGCCGACATCGTGTTCTGCACACCCACGCAGCGACGCTTTTTCGACAAGGACAACAAAACCATTATGAACACGCACGGCGACTTTCCCGCGGCCATGAAGATGGTGGCCGAAAAGGAGCATGTGCCCCTGATTGATCTGAACCAAAAGACGAAGGTGTTCTTTGAAACTTTAGGGTTCGAAGACTCCAAGCGCGCGTTGGTTCACTACCCGAAGAGCATGTATGGCAAGGAGTTGGCCGACAATACGCACTTCAATCCCTTCGGAGCCTACGAGGTGGCCAAATGCGTGGTGATGGGTATCAAAGAGCTGAATCTGCCCATTGCGAAATATTTGCGTGATGATTGGCAGGACTTCAACCCTGCTCAGCCCGACAATTGGAGGACGTTTAAGTGGGCGCCCTCGCGTATGGTGGAAGATGCAAAACCTGACGGCAACTAA